A portion of the Pseudarthrobacter sp. L1SW genome contains these proteins:
- a CDS encoding serine O-acetyltransferase, with protein sequence MAFIDTLRADARRLHASSTSLTSLVKLFVTNSSFAAATVFRLSSALRDSSPGTARLLAKANLILHGIDIDYRARIGPGILFAHPVGTVIGGDCRIGANATLMSAVVLGRRDVLGGPDKGMYPTIGDDVTLGTGASVLGPVTVGAGSLVAAHALLLESIECDSLAVGMPAKARPAKVNTQQNVSTHHSSDGSN encoded by the coding sequence ATGGCCTTCATCGACACACTCAGGGCCGACGCGCGTCGGCTCCACGCCAGCAGCACATCCCTCACGAGTCTTGTAAAACTTTTCGTGACTAACAGTTCTTTTGCTGCTGCTACTGTCTTCCGCTTGTCTTCGGCGTTACGGGACTCCAGCCCTGGAACAGCTCGGCTGCTCGCTAAGGCCAATTTGATCCTACACGGCATTGACATTGATTACCGAGCGCGAATTGGACCTGGCATCCTGTTTGCACATCCCGTGGGGACAGTTATCGGCGGGGATTGTCGCATCGGAGCCAACGCCACCTTGATGAGTGCCGTCGTATTGGGTCGACGGGACGTGCTGGGTGGACCGGACAAGGGAATGTATCCGACAATCGGAGACGATGTGACGCTTGGAACCGGGGCCAGTGTGCTAGGCCCCGTTACGGTCGGAGCCGGCTCGTTGGTTGCAGCGCATGCATTGCTACTGGAAAGTATCGAGTGCGATTCTCTAGCCGTGGGCATGCCGGCCAAAGCCAGACCTGCCAAGGTGAACACCCAACAAAATGTAAGTACTCACCACAGTTCCGATGGTTCCAATTGA
- a CDS encoding O-antigen ligase family protein, translated as MRIIQHQATQGSVGSTPRLLMPLTTAVALTLVSLDFFGWTTGGPSWRYGPVLLGLVLAVGFDLQGSLSLRAPRAYFLALLSITYSAWLLVLVCAAAVEGAWSTDTLVVAAVPLLIGAMGVMQLLRLGDGKRVSSIGAETVAYIGAGLFALLCLIEVLMTNKTGPLVLLSHEKAFIAIFIFCMPRRKGASGVKFLMAAAMVGSLIAYPSATTVATLFSAALIFLLVRKRRSGFEVSVVVFGVPLIAFALMEPLERALSGFYSAVGRTDNTQTRLFLWKQAVPYIQEDPLVGGAARVSITALANINGVFRPTPLHNSFLTLGLVGGAISVVLLCVLLVTMVGTAMQLSDPTSQVFVQQWMPALVAGLTTFAVNPVIDSLGSALFFYAIICVGLANTTRTTFRPVASGIATVAPNDGGAAVASTFSRNTKVSPRRRRQ; from the coding sequence ATGCGTATTATTCAGCATCAGGCGACGCAGGGCTCCGTTGGTAGCACCCCCAGACTCCTTATGCCTTTGACGACCGCGGTTGCTTTGACGCTTGTCTCCCTTGACTTTTTCGGATGGACAACAGGCGGGCCAAGTTGGCGTTACGGTCCCGTGCTTCTAGGCCTGGTCCTCGCAGTTGGCTTCGATTTACAGGGCAGTTTGTCCCTGCGCGCTCCGCGGGCTTATTTCCTAGCGCTGCTTTCGATTACTTATAGTGCATGGCTTCTCGTGCTGGTTTGCGCTGCGGCTGTAGAGGGTGCATGGTCAACTGACACCCTGGTCGTTGCGGCCGTACCCCTGTTGATTGGGGCGATGGGTGTCATGCAACTCCTTAGACTGGGCGACGGTAAAAGGGTTTCCAGCATAGGTGCTGAGACAGTTGCGTACATCGGAGCTGGTCTTTTTGCTTTGCTCTGCCTAATTGAGGTTTTAATGACCAATAAAACGGGGCCCTTGGTGCTGCTCAGTCACGAGAAAGCGTTTATTGCAATTTTCATTTTTTGCATGCCTAGAAGAAAGGGCGCCTCCGGTGTGAAGTTTCTAATGGCGGCGGCTATGGTCGGGTCACTTATAGCGTATCCCTCTGCCACAACTGTGGCCACCTTGTTCTCGGCGGCTCTCATTTTCCTCCTCGTACGAAAAAGGCGTAGCGGCTTTGAAGTTAGCGTAGTGGTGTTTGGCGTGCCGCTAATTGCCTTTGCCCTAATGGAACCCCTTGAAAGGGCCCTTTCGGGCTTTTACTCTGCGGTGGGACGCACCGATAACACCCAGACCAGGCTATTCCTCTGGAAGCAAGCTGTACCATACATTCAGGAGGATCCGCTCGTTGGGGGTGCAGCCAGAGTTAGTATTACTGCCCTTGCCAACATTAACGGTGTCTTTCGGCCCACCCCATTACACAATTCCTTCCTAACGCTAGGATTAGTCGGAGGGGCTATCTCCGTGGTGCTTTTGTGCGTTCTTCTGGTGACAATGGTGGGTACTGCCATGCAACTCTCAGATCCCACTTCCCAAGTCTTTGTGCAGCAATGGATGCCGGCGCTTGTGGCCGGACTTACCACCTTCGCGGTGAATCCGGTTATTGACAGCCTTGGTTCTGCTCTTTTCTTCTATGCAATTATTTGTGTAGGGCTTGCTAATACAACGCGAACTACTTTTCGCCCGGTAGCCAGTGGGATAGCGACTGTTGCCCCGAATGATGGGGGAGCAGCTGTGGCGAGCACATTTTCTAGAAACACAAAAGTTTCACCGAGGCGACGTAGACAGTGA